In Drosophila subpulchrella strain 33 F10 #4 breed RU33 chromosome X, RU_Dsub_v1.1 Primary Assembly, whole genome shotgun sequence, the DNA window GAACTACAATTGACCCGACAATTTGCTTTCAAGGGTCTTAGTCAGGCTAAATGCCTGCTAAATGATAAGATCATTCCAAGAGTAGTACCCCTAGCACTCTTTCACCTGTTCGAGTTTGAGAGAAAGTTATTCCCAACAAAGAGTAATACCTGGCAGGTGTGAAAACTCACTTTAAGCCGCCGCCAGTGGTAGCACCTATCGATAGATCGTATAGTACAGTCTGCCGGACTGGCAGCTCTGCCCATCGATGTATCGAAGCGGCACAACCGATAGTTGGCGTGTTTCCTTTGCAACCGTGGATGCGTGCTTACTTGCCCAACATCGATGGTTATCGATGTTTTGAAAGCATCGATGACATCGTGGttaacatcgatgtttctccACCTCTAGCTGCTACAGCCACAGTTTAAATTTTGGGCATTCGCTCGGTTTTCTGCCAAATCTTTTCCGTAAAACTCCGCGAGTGTGCATTTAAGAGGCGCGAAGCCAAGCCGTTTTCGGTGTACAATTGCAGGGCTAGCAGGCGATAACTGGAGGGCCGCCTGTGGAGACGCCAGGccaaggcaaaaaaaaatcggaTCAACCGACAGACAAAGCTGAACTGCGGTCGTCGCCGACAAAGTGCGCTGTGCACACGGACGACCAGAGAATCGGTACGCGAGCGAACGAGCGAGTTTTTTCGCGTTTCAGTTTGGGTGTTTGGCTTTCAGTTACCTGCGCGCAGCAACCCTGCATTTGGCCCTGTTCTGCACCTCGCGGCGGTTTCGGCGGCTTTAGTTTTTGGCCAGGATTGCTTCCTTTGGGCCAGCAGCGCTTCGTGTCCGTGTGCGGCAGGCCAAACTACGTAAGCGGGCGAAAGCAGCCCCGCATAGTTTAGTCCGTGTGGCAGCGTTTTCGGCTGCGTGCTCCTGGGGCACCCGAGTACCAGGTAGGCGTCCCATCCAGGCCCTGTTAGAGTCCTGCATCCGCTCCTGGTCCCCATTTCGATTCCGAATCCATTACCATTTCCAAACTCAGCTGGCTTGGCCCTCACATACACACGTACACGCGCGCGTCGCACACTCACACTCGCGCACACGGGTACACGCACAAGCACACGCACACTCATGCCTGTATCTGTTTGACAGCGCACTTCGCTGCGCTCGTTGCGGACAAAGTGGCACTCGGCAGGCGCACACTCTCGCCGAACGCGCTGAACAGTTTCTTTTTTGAGTGGATTTTTCAGCCGGAGCCGCAAATCTGCAAATCTGCaaccgcatccgcatccgaaGTAATCCGCAGCCGCTAACCCACCGTCATTCCCATTACAGCTCGACCGGGCTTCTGTTCGCAAGTGTTTGGCCACAGCCAGCATCCTGGAGAAGCAAAACAAGCGCGCCCAGCTCATCCGGGACAAGATGGTGTTGGCGGAGCGCAACACCACGGACGTGGTGCGTAACGGGCGTCGCTCACGTGGTCCCAGTCCCAATACCCACACCACGGGAGGCGGCGGCGTCACCAACAGCACCAACAGCCTGGTGGGCagcggcggaggaggaggcggcggcggcggtggcaaCTCCGGGAACTCGGGGAACACCGGGGCTAACGAGAAGACCACCACAGCCGTGCCGGGCGCAGGAACGCCGGAAAGCTCGGACGACGACAACTGTAAGTGGGCGACATCACTACCGACGTACACCTATATATGTATCTACTCCATCCTACCCTTTCTAGCCACCAAGCGTAACGGCAAGAGCAAGGCCAAACAGTCGGAGTACGAAGGTGAGTTCTAGCCGGTTTAGCTCCATCAATTGGCCACTAATCAAATGCCCCATCTGCAGAGAAAATCCGCGTGGGACGTGACTACCAGGCCGTGTGCCCGCCGCTCGTTCCCGAGGTGGAGCGACGACCCGAACAGATGAACGAACGCGCCCTGCTCGTCTGGTCGCCCACCAAGGAGATCCCCGACCTAAAATGTACGTTTTGGGGACGCAATGGGGTAGCCCAGCGAATAATGCTTATCTTGTGACCTCTTCCAGTGGAGGAGTACATCTCGGTGGCCAAGGAGAAGTACGGGTACAACGGCGAACAAGCCCTGGGCATGCTCTTCTGGCACAAGCACGACCTGGAGCGGGCCGTCATGGACCTGGCCAACTTCACGCCCTTCCCGGACGAGTGGACCATCGAGGACAAGGTGCTGTTCGAGCAGGCCTTCCAGTTTCACGGGAAGAGCTTCCACCGCATCCGCCAGATGGTGAGTACAGTAGTGCTGCCTCTCTATCCCAAAGAAACCCATTGAATCTAACTCGCATTCGATGTCAACAGCTGCCGGACAAATCAATTGCCAGTCTGGTCAAGTATTACTACTCGTGGAAGAAGAcgcgccaccgcagcagcGCCATGGATCGCCAGGAGAAGACCATCAAGGCGGTGGTCAAGGATGGCTCCGAGAACGGCAGCGAGGTGGGCAGCAATGAGGAGTCTGATAACGATGACAAGGTAATTATCAGTTAGAACTAGCTAAGCGAAAGCCAACAGATCCTTCCCTGCtcccgcacacacacacacgcacaccaaacacacacaaacacataTCGCTCATCCACACAAAATCGCCTCGAACTTCGAACTTCGAAACACACAAACCACATCCAAAAAGAGACGGCTCTTTCGCCTCTCGTAGATCCAAGTAGGCAGCTTTTACACCAAGCATCGCATAAGAAGATTGTTGACCACCGTAGAGCTCTAGTTCGCTAAGTCAGGCCTAGGATTCGGATTACGGACTACGGACTACGAACTACGGACTACGGATATAGATCTAAGCTAAGACAACTGAAATTCGTTTTTATTGTGCCCCCGAAAGTAGGTTGTCTGATGAGACTTTCAACGGCAAACAATTGTGAATAATACGCTATGCAAGTACAATAATTTAAAGAGTATTTTTTAGTTCTATTAAGTGCAAACTTCCAAGTCTAATTAGGCGGGGAAAAACTGCGTCTTAATTAAGGGGTTACATAGGGTGTTGGGGTTATGTTTgcttagtaaaaaaaaaatatttaaaaatatgataATCTCCCTATTCTGAGTGTTATAATTATAAGCACCCGAAGGGTGAAAATCATAACATCATAAAAGTCATGTATCTTAAAATTTACTGCTTGAACAAAGGAATTGAAAAACTAAATCGGATGccatattttaattttctattaatgTTCAAAATCTTTCGATCAAAAGATACTCAATATGtgtaaaatattaagaaaaaataccaggaTATAACTTTATTGAGTTATTGTGTCTAAAGATCATCACATACTCAAGAtcatattaaaattataagaaATCCCTATGTAACCCCTGAAAACAGGCTTATTTTTCCAATTCATTCATTTAGACATTCTTAATCGGTAGCCGtccgctttataaacccaaacAAGACTTAAGGGAAACTGCAGTATAGCACTCTATAATGGGTATAATCGCCCCAAAGATTCCGACTTGCCAAAGGTGTGTAGTTTGGACCGAACCCCCCTAGGGATCCTCTCCATTTTCAGCCAGCCGATGTATGTCGTTTTGAAAGTCTGGTTCGTTATTTTTCAGATAATCGCCGTGCCTGCATACATCTCataaaatttcaaatcattATCCACCCACAAACGAATACCAAAAACAATAATTGACCAGCATCTATAAGACTTAAACACAGTAATTATACACTTTCGTTCGTACACAAAGATTGCACCACATACACACACTCGAGAGTTATGTATTCCGAAAAGGTTGGCCTGATTTGAATGATTTGCcccagaagtttttttttccacCGCGCCAAATCTGCAAATCAGGTTGACTAGGACTAGACTAAGGCAAAGcaacaaaaagaaaataacaaaaattgttCTTTGTTTATACATTTACACCTATATAAATAGTATATACAatctaaatatatttttttttaaataattataaatagtATGGTAAATTATTATACGTAAAATAGTAATTTATATAAAGAGATTGATTAgtttaaagaattttaaatattaaagtaaACAAGGCAAAACCGAACTTATGTACACTTATACATATTTGTATACAGTGAGTGAAACAAGGGAAAGGAGGGAACTCTTCTCCTTTCCCAACTCAACCAACCACAGACGATAATCATGATGGATCACACCACACCTAATGCTAATCCTAATAAATTGCATATCTTGTTTGCGAAAAGATTAaacaaaaacccaaaaaaaaccaacaattTTTATGTGTTTCTTATTCATAGAGATTCGTTTCGCTTCTCCGTTTCCGTTTCCATCTAAATTTGTTTGGTGAACTCCCCAAAGATCATCCAAATCGATATCATCCATACGCCAGCACAAATTCATCCTCACCCGCACCCTCatccaaaacaaaaacccACACAATTTCCTACACCCGTTCTATATCTTTCATAATATACACATGTTTATCAGAACTTTGATATCTTTGATCGCCGTACTCCTCCGTCGAACAGAGCTACCATATAACCACTAACCTGCGGCCTTTCCTTCGGTTATAAACTTGTCCAGCAAAGTCcattttaaaatgtactaTACTATTAAGTAACAACTAGCACTCGCCCTTCCATTAACCTTCCCCCAGAAATAAGACCTTTTAGAGAGAGAGAAAGTTTTGAAACAATGGTAACTCATAAGATTTTTGTACATCTGTGAGCCCAAATAGACAACCTTGTAGCGACCTTGTTTAGGGGACTTGGAGCATGGCTATAATCCTACCACTTTGCAGTCGGATCTTTAAGTTCTAGTAGAGTTgcgacatttttttttggattggCATTTCGGGAAGGGGATGGGGGCTTGGGTTCGGTTGTTGGGATGAGAGAGCGTGGCAAAGCATCGTTTTCAAGCATTTCAAATGCCGATGACAAGAAAACAACCTGGAGAGCAGGAACAGACAACCCAAATACAATCCCGTACCTGTTAAGTGTGTTACCAACTGAACTAAAGCAACAACCAAATACGTTTTTTCTCTTCTCTTTGCATTAACTGTACAAAAATCCAACAATCGAAACGAAACACACCATTCCAAACAAAAACCCGACCTGAAATTGTCCGAAATGAATCGAAATACGAACAAccaatatcaaaaaaaaaaccccaaacaaaatgcaaaaacctcaaaaaaaaaaaacggtaTCCACTTGCAAAAATTGACTCAAATTCGAAACGATCGTTGCAACTGCCCGTCGGGAATCCATTTGCGGATGAAATCCTGGCTTGGCAGAAGGGGCATGGCAACAATAGCATCACAAATATCAACGATGCCACCACGAACACAACCAACAAcaccgccaccaccaacaccACTACCAATTCCCCTGCAAACACCACTGCCAACACcatcagcaacaacaacaaccacaacagcagcagcaacagccacagcatcagcaacaacaacaacaacggggATGAGAACAACCAAGGCGGCggaagcaacagcagcaacacgaGCCACAACGACCTGGACACCGAGCCGATGTCCCTTCTCGCCGGCGGAAATGCCCAGGGTGGCGACGAGGTGCTGGGATTCGATGGTGGTGCCATCAGTGGCAccaacggcagcagcaacaacggcGAGATCGCTGGCGGACGCGTGgttgtgggcggttt includes these proteins:
- the LOC119556095 gene encoding REST corepressor isoform X3 codes for the protein MVLAERNTTDVVRNGRRSRGPSPNTHTTGGGGVTNSTNSLVGSGGGGGGGGGGNSGNSGNTGANEKTTTAVPGAGTPESSDDDNSTKRNGKSKAKQSEYEEKIRVGRDYQAVCPPLVPEVERRPEQMNERALLVWSPTKEIPDLKLEEYISVAKEKYGYNGEQALGMLFWHKHDLERAVMDLANFTPFPDEWTIEDKVLFEQAFQFHGKSFHRIRQMLPDKSIASLVKYYYSWKKTRHRSSAMDRQEKTIKAVVKDGSENGSEVGSNEESDNDDKIIAVPAYIS